agattTATAATGTATCTTTATTACTCAATGGAGTAAGTGTTTTACTCAGGATGCGCTTTTGTCATATAAAAATCGAAGGTTTATTATAttcgaaaaaatatttttatatatgagaTAGATATACCCACTACATACACCTTTTTTAAAACGTTCCTTGAATGGAGTTAAACATCAACACATAGgagtgaaaatattttacagcaGACCCATTAaagcaaaaatgataaaaaaaaaaaaaatttgggcaATCTTTTACTCTTATTTTTTAAGGACAATATCTCTTAAAACAAAATCGTATTCAAACATTCTCCCTTAAGAATTTTTTACAGAACTAAAAACGAAATGTCTACATACTAGCGTTTCTGTTCTATTGCGTTTCTGTTGTAGCATTCTATTGCGTATATCTACATCTTTCCTTTTACTAAATGATAAGTTAAGTAAAAAAAAGAGTAagtaaaataaactaaattactgttaatgtacatcagtatgttgAATATAAGAAAAAGCCAGATCGTCTCCTATTGGAATTTGAGTCTGGCATTATTATAACTATTTCGCGCAGTTCGTGAATTTTCTGAGGTTGCAATAGGTTTTACATTCATGAATTACAataagttttcgtaagaaatagagggaatcatactcggtagatgtaaatataatgtatcAATCAAAAAGACTATAttactttttttctaaatatccGACCAGAATTCCCGTAactctttaaaattaaacaaacaatGACTGTAAAATAGTTCTAATAGGCTTAATAAATAAAGGTTAAAAACAGCGTTCAACGTGTAGAATATCTAGggtattcaaaatatataacttagaggtaaatttttaaaataaaaattgcattatGTTTCATCAAATCAAACACAAGTTAAAAGGTCAGTTCCTTTTTTCATTCAGTTCAGTCTCCTCCTTTTTTGGTGGCCATATTTTGTTTCGAATCAAACAGCAAAATATGATATCAAAATTCCTTCAAGAAGAAATTCAGCTATCTGTAAATAAACGAAACTTTttacatacaaataaataaGTTCTTAtcgtaatcaattaaattatttaaagtaatAACAATTTATTGATTGCCACAGTATATCATAACTCTTACTTCGATACATACAAACTTACCCCCAAAGTCCCAATAGTCAGTAAGGTGATCAGTACTAGGCTTATCTGACACTCTCCAATGTTAATAGTGCTTAGTTTCTTGATAGGGATCATACAGTTCTAAATGATGTCCAGTAATACAGttataacaaaagaaaacaacagaCCCATGGGCCAAATTGCTCACTTGGGCAACAATAGGTAACTTTTTGACttaaaacactttatttaattaaaaaagaaaaatattgatattcagCAAAGTTAAGtataatgactttgttttgtaagattcaatattttatagaGGGGTggggtgaatttttttttttgcattgaataCGTAAACGACAAAAAAGGGGCCTCAGCTCTGTGAAGAAACAGAATTGTGAGCAGAGCtgtgtatcttgcttataactcgaagtTTGACACTCAAATATtgttagtaaatagaaaattgtaaacaataaaaaacagaGGAAAATGCACAAAAACAAATATGTCTGATTAGACTGAATAGACTCGAGAAAATGCTAAAcatcttaacaaaatacattGCATTAATCAACAATTGCGCAGAGATCATACCGAATTACAAATTGAATGAATTCATTGTCTTTTAGTGTGTTGCTAATGCATCAAATTTTGCAGATTTACCGAAGTCTGTTTGATTTTATACTAAAATACATGCGATACCTCCTCAAGTTAAGAccataattaagaaaattaaatgaaaacaagcGAAAACAACCTTTCTATAAGGAtgttttgtgccaaatttggtttaaTTTGGGCAAGTGGCTtaaggaaaaaaagttaaaaatgagaaatatttacggacggacagacggacggtgattaaaatgtgatcagaaaaactcGCTTGAGCTTTCAGCGCAGGTGATCTAAAAAGAACATTGTTTGCAAAATATAGAGCTAATAAATTGTCCTTTTATCATATTCAAAGTATATTATCCATTACTGTTCCTATCAAACCCAAAGTGATTTAAATTTATCAGCATTTTTTGTCATTAAGGTATAGCATatcatatttttagaaattgccAAAGAGCCATGcaatattattatttacagATTTGAATGTCCCAGGATTAACAGAGGAATGGCAGTCGGACGGTGCGCTTCCGTAATCGTCCTCTGAGACACCATTGCAGCAGGTCTTTGGGATCTGTGAGGCCGTTGCCTGACAGGAACCGGATGTTGTACACCACGGAGTGCTGTCAAAGTCGTTGGTCGTTCCTGTGACTTGGTTTATAGCACAACAATCATACtggaatttcataaaaatttcagACAAAAGGAAcattcaaatttaaatcattgggtatatctttaaaatgagACTAACAAGGCTAATAGTATTTCTAGcgttgaagaaagcatcatggtTAAGTCAAAACGGTTGATAAAAATGATAGACGGCTTGAAAAGGAGACCTTAAGTTGGTCTAACGGGTGTACAATACAGCATGCTTCTGTTGAACTAAAATcactttattgttaaatataCAGATACTACATTTCAAGGTTTTCACTGCATTGCtatggtggggttttttttacctcGATGAAGAACTTGTTCCAACTATCAGATATTGCATCGCCACTGGTAACATTATCCGATGTATAATTTTTCATGAGTAGAGTCAtcattgttgtttttatatgGGAAtagttctataaaaaaaaaaaattattggtaatttgataaacttttatttttagattaaaaatgGTGAAAACATGTGCgatgaatgtataaaaaattatgttatctcgatttttttcttttaaaataaagatatgttTAGAAGGTAACATCCATCGgaaatttatataattgttCTTTATTTTGTGACGAAAAACATGTTTACTATACACATTCAT
The nucleotide sequence above comes from Magallana gigas chromosome 2, xbMagGiga1.1, whole genome shotgun sequence. Encoded proteins:
- the LOC105320321 gene encoding uncharacterized protein, producing the protein MNNKEQHNLTKDLYRNVATRTCHTLLALKGILLVAAIVLISSTKEISIAKPCDLEKVLVSFGVDQTSPCKYDDIKKKSTNLCTLGISFLVLNGIIFLLILNFLWIPKNKKFGICIALVVVNAVVAAVYSGLTIKFYKEVLDSKEKQTEPNYSHIKTTMMTLLMKNYTSDNVTSGDAISDSWNKFFIEYDCCAINQVTGTTNDFDSTPWCTTSGSCQATASQIPKTCCNGVSEDDYGSAPSDCHSSVNPGTFKSNCMIPIKKLSTINIGECQISLVLITLLTIGTLGIAEFLLEGILISYFAV